The genomic segment GCAGGCCTCCCAGCGCCGATCCGACGCGGAGCGCCGTCGCCTCCGGCAGACGGCGGACGATCCCGCCAACCGCCCACGCGATACCCAAGACGACACCGTTCCGCAGACGCTTCCCCGCTGACATGCCCAGAGCATACCACGCCGCCGTTCAGTCTCATAGCGAGCGGGAGCGTTCCCTATCGCATAGCGCCGCCTCGACGATGACCGTAAAGGCGATACCTACCTGCGGAAGGGGCAACTCCGTGTGCCGATGAGTGTCCGAGCGAGAGACCAAGCACATAGCCGTCCAATGCCGTAACATCCCTTGCGGAAGGAGATACACGATGGGACGACGTGTTGATTCCCGTCATGTGGCTTTGGCGTGCGTTGTTCTCGTGTCTTGTGCGCTGACGCCTGCTCGCGCTGCCATCGTCGGACTGTGGCAGTTTGAAGACGGCGGCGGCAAGGAGGTCAAGGACTCTTCCGGCCGGAACCACACGGGAACGCTCGGCGGCGGCACGAAGTGGTCGAAGGGCAAGTATGGCGGGGTCCTCGAGTTCGATGAGACGGGCTTCATCGAATGGGCGCACCACGCCGACTTCACGTTCACCGACGCGCTGACGATCATGGTCTACGCCCGTATCGACGACATCACGCCTCAGGAGTGGGTCGAGTTCCCTCGGAAAGAGGGCGAATATACGATGGCAGCGCACAAACTCGGGAACACGGTGGAAATGACGCTCTGGCTGAACATCGGCGGCGGATGGATCGGGCAGATACCCGCCGCAGGCGCGTTCCCCGCGCACAAGTTCGGCGAGTGGCATCACTACGCGTCGACCTACAACGGAAAGGAAGCGCGTCTTTACTTCGACGGCAAGGACGCCGGTTCGATGGCGGTCGGCGGCAAGCTCGCCGCGTCGTCGTCGGTGCTCGCCTTCTCGAGAGGTTGCTGTGGCGGTCGCTATTTCAAGGGCGCGGCGGACGACTTCATGATGGCGAACAACGCCATGTCGTCCGCGGACATCGCTGCCATCGCCGCGAATGGAATCGCAGCGTTTCTCGCGGTGAGTCCTTCCGGCAAATCCGCGACGACCTGGGCGACGCTCAAACGCGCCGTGGATTGAGCCGCGCTGCCACGCCCGTCACTGCGATACGGCTTCGGTCTCAGGGCGCCACAGCGGGAACCGGAGGAGCACGACGACGCTCCTGCCGAGGTGGTCGAA from the Candidatus Poribacteria bacterium genome contains:
- a CDS encoding LamG domain-containing protein — protein: MGRRVDSRHVALACVVLVSCALTPARAAIVGLWQFEDGGGKEVKDSSGRNHTGTLGGGTKWSKGKYGGVLEFDETGFIEWAHHADFTFTDALTIMVYARIDDITPQEWVEFPRKEGEYTMAAHKLGNTVEMTLWLNIGGGWIGQIPAAGAFPAHKFGEWHHYASTYNGKEARLYFDGKDAGSMAVGGKLAASSSVLAFSRGCCGGRYFKGAADDFMMANNAMSSADIAAIAANGIAAFLAVSPSGKSATTWATLKRAVD